In Aliamphritea ceti, a single window of DNA contains:
- a CDS encoding TRAP transporter substrate-binding protein, with the protein MKHKNKITTVLSLTAGLLFSASTLAANWNIAVGDGGGSAQEALGLKFIESLEAKTDHTAKLFLNGQLGSEQDTVNDAALGTLDFSIVASNNIGPFSPTLGILSLPYIFENLDQAVSVVSGPIGAELVDNTIRDAGVRIVGWTYSGFRVLSNSKRPIQKLADLDGIVVRVPKNEIMIDTYKSWGNNPTPMAWSETFTALQQGVVDGQDTPYTTIYAMKFGEVQKYISDLHYLFLLEPLIVSESLYQDQDEATQKAILEAGTEATAYSLQWLKDQEAVIKDELVNKYGMQIDTLQDEAEWAKKAQDAVWPKFYESVGGKEKVNALLRSLGRAEI; encoded by the coding sequence ATGAAGCATAAGAATAAGATCACTACAGTACTATCCCTGACTGCTGGCTTGCTGTTTTCTGCCAGCACATTAGCTGCTAACTGGAACATCGCAGTAGGTGATGGTGGCGGAAGTGCTCAAGAAGCTTTAGGTCTGAAATTCATCGAATCTCTGGAAGCGAAAACTGATCACACAGCTAAGCTGTTCCTGAACGGTCAGCTGGGTTCCGAGCAGGATACTGTAAACGACGCTGCCCTGGGCACACTGGATTTCTCCATCGTTGCAAGTAACAACATCGGTCCTTTCTCTCCAACTCTGGGCATTTTGTCTCTGCCTTACATCTTCGAAAACCTGGACCAGGCGGTAAGCGTTGTATCTGGCCCAATCGGTGCTGAGCTGGTAGACAACACTATTCGTGATGCTGGTGTTCGTATTGTTGGTTGGACTTACTCAGGTTTCCGTGTACTGAGTAACTCTAAGCGTCCTATCCAGAAGCTGGCTGATCTGGATGGCATCGTTGTACGTGTACCTAAAAACGAAATCATGATCGACACTTACAAGTCTTGGGGCAACAACCCTACTCCAATGGCTTGGTCTGAAACATTCACAGCTCTTCAGCAAGGCGTAGTAGACGGTCAGGATACTCCTTACACGACTATCTATGCGATGAAGTTCGGTGAAGTTCAGAAGTACATCTCTGACCTGCACTACTTGTTCCTGCTTGAGCCTCTGATTGTTTCTGAGTCTCTGTACCAGGATCAGGATGAAGCTACTCAGAAAGCTATTCTGGAAGCCGGTACTGAAGCAACTGCTTACAGCCTGCAGTGGCTGAAAGACCAGGAAGCCGTTATCAAAGACGAGCTGGTTAACAAGTACGGCATGCAGATCGATACTCTGCAGGACGAAGCTGAATGGGCTAAGAAAGCTCAAGACGCTGTATGGCCTAAGTTCTACGAGAGTGTTGGCGGCAAAGAGAAAGTTAACGCTCTGCTGCGTTCTCTGGGTCGTGCAGAAATCTAA
- a CDS encoding TRAP transporter small permease, which produces MGSKFIHFLDNIESYICRTLLTIFVSLLFMQIISRQFFGYSFSWTEELSVYMFVWFVFFGASYAAKLAAHNRVTFQYKLMPAFLPPILEVITDFIWICFNAYFVYLSYDFVFNKMNLFWKSQTLGIPMKYVYIILPIAFALMTFRVIQVNYFKLVKGIDIRDPDSQELDELIDHDIDEDDKNNKSAV; this is translated from the coding sequence ATGGGCAGCAAATTCATACACTTTCTCGATAATATCGAGAGCTACATCTGCCGCACATTGCTGACAATCTTTGTCTCTCTGTTGTTTATGCAGATCATTTCACGCCAGTTTTTTGGTTATTCATTTTCCTGGACCGAAGAACTTTCTGTTTACATGTTTGTCTGGTTTGTATTTTTCGGTGCCAGCTACGCTGCAAAGCTTGCCGCGCACAACCGTGTAACCTTTCAATACAAACTGATGCCGGCGTTTTTACCCCCCATACTGGAAGTCATTACCGATTTCATCTGGATATGCTTTAACGCCTATTTCGTATACCTGTCCTATGATTTCGTCTTCAACAAGATGAACCTGTTCTGGAAATCGCAGACTCTCGGTATACCAATGAAGTACGTTTACATCATTCTGCCAATTGCCTTCGCCCTGATGACCTTTAGGGTAATCCAGGTTAACTACTTCAAGCTGGTTAAAGGCATCGATATACGTGACCCTGATTCTCAGGAATTGGATGAATTAATCGATCACGATATCGACGAAGACGACAAAAATAATAAAAGCGCCGTTTAA
- a CDS encoding TRAP transporter large permease — translation MAETSIVLILFGSFLVLLVMGAPVTVSLGVAALASFLYLDQNPIKFVQIAFTSVGSFPLMALPSFILAGALMEAAGISKRLVNLAESFAGPVTGGISAAAVLACMFFGAISGSGPATTAAVGMLMIPAMVKRGYDKGYASAITASSGGLGIVIPPSIPMVIFGISAIGLTVPPEAIAVHGEFQSVSISKLFIAGFLPGVVMSVCILTMNYFRCKKAGYMGTEGGWDIKHILEAFRTGFWSIMAPLVILGGIYSGFFTPTESAIVAIFYTLFVGVFIHKELSWQDLFRSLETTTWLSGRVLLILFTATVFGRLLVENQIPAIVAESMLSLTDNLYIIWFLIIAFLLFVGMFMETLAAIMILTPVLLPVTYNLGIDPIHFGIVMVCSLSIGFSTPPLGENLFVASGISNISLEEVTVKALPFAAMSTIAVFIIAFFPEIALFLPRAFGY, via the coding sequence ATGGCAGAAACCTCAATAGTACTCATATTATTCGGATCATTTTTGGTCCTTTTAGTGATGGGCGCGCCAGTTACCGTATCACTCGGTGTGGCTGCGTTAGCGTCATTTTTATACCTCGATCAAAACCCAATTAAATTTGTCCAGATCGCCTTTACCTCAGTTGGCTCTTTCCCGCTGATGGCATTACCCTCGTTCATCCTTGCGGGTGCACTGATGGAAGCGGCAGGCATCTCAAAACGCCTCGTAAATTTGGCTGAAAGCTTTGCAGGCCCAGTAACAGGCGGCATTTCAGCCGCTGCTGTTCTTGCTTGTATGTTCTTTGGTGCAATTTCAGGCTCAGGCCCGGCAACTACAGCTGCAGTAGGCATGCTGATGATTCCGGCCATGGTTAAACGTGGCTACGATAAAGGCTACGCATCTGCTATTACCGCATCTTCAGGTGGTTTAGGAATCGTTATTCCACCATCTATCCCGATGGTAATTTTCGGTATCTCAGCTATTGGCCTGACCGTTCCACCAGAAGCTATCGCTGTTCACGGTGAATTCCAGAGCGTTTCAATCAGTAAGCTATTCATTGCCGGTTTCTTACCTGGCGTTGTAATGTCTGTCTGCATCCTGACCATGAACTACTTCCGCTGTAAGAAAGCAGGTTACATGGGCACTGAAGGCGGCTGGGATATCAAACATATCCTCGAAGCTTTCCGCACGGGCTTCTGGTCTATCATGGCGCCGCTGGTAATTTTGGGTGGTATTTACTCTGGTTTCTTCACACCAACGGAATCAGCAATCGTAGCCATCTTCTACACGTTGTTTGTCGGTGTCTTCATCCACAAAGAACTTAGCTGGCAAGATCTGTTCCGCTCATTGGAAACCACCACATGGTTATCCGGCCGGGTATTACTGATCCTGTTTACAGCGACAGTATTTGGACGCCTACTGGTAGAAAATCAGATTCCAGCCATTGTTGCAGAATCTATGCTTAGCCTGACAGATAACCTGTACATCATTTGGTTCCTGATTATCGCATTCCTGCTGTTTGTAGGTATGTTTATGGAAACTCTGGCAGCCATTATGATTCTGACACCAGTACTATTACCTGTTACCTATAACTTGGGTATCGATCCAATTCACTTTGGTATCGTCATGGTATGTAGTCTGTCGATCGGCTTCTCAACTCCTCCCTTGGGTGAGAATTTGTTCGTGGCATCAGGTATATCAAATATTTCATTGGAAGAAGTAACTGTTAAAGCGCTGCCATTCGCAGCAATGTCTACCATTGCGGTATTCATAATTGCCTTCTTCCCTGAGATTGCACTATTCCTGCCGCGGGCATTTGGCTACTAG
- a CDS encoding universal stress protein gives MLPKVRKILYSTDLSKSSTAAFEQATYLAKQTGADIHILHVVEKLSSDAKITLQTYVMDNKSRHDLLQERVHNATDKLHARQDHFWDSLHPDETEVRKQIKSIDIVEAYPAETIIKTAKELSVDLIVMGTHEKGMLHTFLGSVAKKVLSHSRIPMLIVPLAEREDD, from the coding sequence ATGCTACCTAAAGTTCGTAAGATTCTTTACAGCACTGACCTTTCCAAAAGCTCTACCGCTGCTTTCGAGCAAGCAACTTATTTGGCAAAGCAAACAGGTGCTGATATTCATATCCTGCATGTTGTGGAAAAACTATCCAGTGACGCAAAAATCACTCTGCAAACCTACGTGATGGATAATAAAAGCCGCCACGATCTATTGCAGGAACGTGTTCACAACGCTACCGATAAGCTCCACGCTCGCCAGGATCACTTTTGGGATTCCTTGCACCCGGATGAAACCGAAGTACGTAAACAAATTAAATCGATTGATATAGTGGAAGCATATCCAGCCGAAACCATCATCAAAACCGCCAAAGAACTTAGCGTCGATTTGATAGTGATGGGTACACACGAGAAAGGCATGCTACATACCTTCCTTGGCAGCGTCGCCAAAAAAGTATTAAGTCACTCACGCATTCCAATGCTCATCGTTCCACTCGCTGAGCGCGAAGATGATTAA
- a CDS encoding MlaA family lipoprotein, protein MKFASAALILSVLFSGLVSAQDESVVEISSEGQYVSDPWEGFNRAMFSFNDGLDTYALKPLAKGYQAVTPDVVETGVNNFFGNLSDVNSTLNALLQGKGEAAVESFLRFTFNTTIGIGGVFDVATPMGLPKHEEDFGQTFAAWGVGPGPYVVLPLFGPSTVRDGVGLIPDALVDPVNEVDHIRTRNSLIGLRIIDSRAQLFAAEELLTGDDRYVAVRDAYLQRREYQVNDGEIEADYDNDF, encoded by the coding sequence GTGAAATTTGCATCAGCTGCTTTGATTTTAAGTGTTTTGTTCTCAGGTCTTGTTTCTGCGCAGGATGAGTCTGTAGTAGAGATATCCAGTGAAGGTCAGTATGTATCGGATCCCTGGGAAGGCTTTAATCGTGCGATGTTCTCGTTTAATGATGGTTTAGATACTTATGCGCTGAAGCCACTGGCTAAAGGCTATCAGGCGGTTACACCAGATGTAGTTGAAACTGGTGTGAATAATTTCTTTGGCAACCTATCAGATGTGAATAGTACATTAAATGCTTTATTGCAAGGGAAGGGCGAAGCTGCAGTGGAGAGCTTCCTGCGTTTCACATTTAATACAACGATAGGCATAGGTGGTGTATTTGATGTAGCTACCCCTATGGGATTGCCTAAGCATGAAGAAGACTTTGGCCAGACATTCGCTGCCTGGGGAGTAGGACCAGGTCCTTATGTAGTATTGCCTTTATTTGGTCCTTCTACAGTGCGTGACGGTGTAGGTTTGATTCCAGACGCATTGGTCGATCCGGTTAATGAAGTTGATCATATTCGCACACGTAATTCACTTATTGGTTTGAGAATTATTGATTCTCGTGCGCAGTTGTTTGCTGCTGAAGAATTATTAACAGGCGATGACCGTTATGTTGCTGTGCGAGATGCCTATCTGCAGCGTCGGGAGTATCAGGTGAATGATGGCGAAATCGAAGCTGATTACGACAACGATTTTTAA
- a CDS encoding porin, with product MKKSIIALAVAGALTAPLAQADATLYGKFEMRLVDAKNKNTEIQSDDFRLGVKGSVDTGMEGVEGIFGYETEINPDGDNSYTSATDSTPAQSLNARKAFVGMKGDFGTVKVGRFANPAEAVVAKVGNWSESATGFTHDLNPDFIGSAISYQTPDLNGFDAYVAIVAEGSPTGSTATAVQQSQNDVDSTIVGGNYNGGGFSVSAAYWEVANEYVDGANTAAAGTSGDRSYTGISGSYDFGGMVNVALGYQDYESGTSATTQAGDVETTSLLVSKSFDNVTVWANYHDYDYAVSASTGQWKNEFGIGAAYFMGDTYIDVEYIDASGEANQADNDVLSLGYTINF from the coding sequence ATGAAAAAGTCAATCATCGCTCTGGCTGTTGCTGGCGCTCTGACTGCTCCACTGGCTCAAGCTGACGCTACACTGTACGGCAAGTTCGAAATGCGTTTAGTGGATGCAAAAAACAAGAACACTGAAATTCAGTCGGATGATTTCCGTCTGGGTGTTAAAGGCAGTGTTGACACTGGTATGGAAGGTGTTGAAGGTATTTTCGGTTACGAAACTGAAATCAACCCTGACGGCGATAACTCTTACACTTCTGCAACTGACAGCACTCCTGCTCAGAGCCTGAATGCTCGTAAAGCATTTGTTGGTATGAAAGGTGACTTCGGTACAGTTAAAGTAGGTCGTTTCGCTAACCCTGCTGAAGCTGTTGTAGCAAAAGTTGGTAACTGGTCAGAAAGTGCGACTGGTTTCACACACGATCTGAATCCAGATTTCATCGGTTCTGCTATCTCTTACCAGACTCCAGATCTGAACGGTTTTGACGCATACGTTGCTATCGTAGCTGAAGGTTCTCCAACTGGTTCTACTGCAACTGCAGTTCAGCAGTCTCAAAACGATGTAGATTCTACTATCGTTGGTGGTAACTACAACGGCGGCGGTTTCTCTGTATCTGCAGCATACTGGGAAGTTGCTAACGAATACGTAGATGGTGCTAACACTGCAGCAGCTGGTACATCTGGTGATCGTTCGTACACAGGTATTTCCGGTTCTTACGACTTCGGTGGCATGGTAAATGTTGCTCTGGGTTACCAGGACTACGAAAGCGGTACTTCTGCTACTACTCAAGCTGGCGATGTTGAAACTACAAGCCTGTTGGTTTCTAAGTCTTTCGACAACGTAACTGTTTGGGCTAACTACCACGATTACGATTACGCTGTTTCTGCTTCTACTGGTCAGTGGAAGAACGAATTCGGTATCGGTGCTGCTTACTTCATGGGCGATACTTACATTGATGTTGAATACATCGATGCAAGCGGTGAAGCGAACCAGGCTGACAACGACGTTCTGTCTCTGGGCTACACAATCAACTTCTAA
- the hrpA gene encoding ATP-dependent RNA helicase HrpA, translating to MSRQFQSLYQRLDECLISDRFKLRQKLGNLSRRAEQGKPFDKLLSDTDAFIAASEAAVNARAYDGESIIFPDLPVSGRRDEIAEAIQNNQVVVIAGETGSGKTTQLPKICLQLGLGTKGLIGHTQPRRLAARTVANRIAEELDSSLGATVGYQVRFTEQVAENTQIKLMTDGILLAETQRDRYLEKYQVLIIDEAHERSLNIDFLLGYLRQILPKRPDLKVIITSATIDLERFSKHFNDAPVIEVSGRTYPVDVLYRPLEDMPESGERSIPEAIVQAAQELQVLERQQQKTIQGDILVFLSGEREIREAAEHLRKAVTAQRLKHIEVMPLYARLSVAEQNKIFHGGRSAGRRIVLATNVAETSLTVPGIRYVIDPGLARISRYSYRSKVQRLPIEPVSQASANQRKGRCGRVAEGVCIRLYSEDDFNSRSEFTDAEIRRTNLAAVILQMLTLRLGSIDAFPFIDPPDSRFINDGFKLLQELGAVDEKRKITSLGWQISKLPIDPRIARMVVAAVKEGCLREMLVIASALTIQDPRERPFDKQQAADEKHRQYADKDSDFVTLVNLWALFEEQRQELSQNQLRKYCQKHFLSYNRMREWRDVHRQLHLICKSLEYKEANSDAGYDRLHRALLSGLLGNIGFKQENKEYLGARNRRFYVFPGSGLYKSAPKWIMAAEVVETTKLYARMVAKIDPLWAEPLAGHLVKRNYFEPHWEKKRAQVIAQEQVSLYGLVIVPKRNVDFGNVDPLVSHDIFIRSALVEGQFHTQGKFFDHNRRLLTSVESLEAKSRRKDLLVDEDTLCDFYTARMAKHKGDNVVNGAGFEKWRKTVEKADEKVLFLTEEDILQRSTEHVNARQYPEMLKVSGAPLKLSYHFEPGAVDDGVSVNVPLVLLNQIPLQRLDWLVPGMLKDKCVALLKGLPKQIRKNYVPIPDYVDAFMQSASFGEGKLEEALAHQMLRMTGVRLDPLLLEAVELEAHQRVNIKLLGDKGKVIAQNRDWQFLSEQYGEQAETALISEADETWGRKGITRWDFGDLPESVMLKQAGGIEVELYPALIDRKDSVELAVVEDRQEALVLTRQGVIRLAWLNMSSHLRQVKAKLVKFEESALLFAKVQRKESLREDILLLAIEACCFADRDIPRTEASFLQSLSKADVSFVKTAQQVAEAVHGIHHFYHRINKQLSGKLDLRVVNILNDIKLQLADLLHTGYLSSAGWQRLQEYPRYLQAIELRLEKYMRELPRQRMLSDQLVAYMQGVQKRQKELQQQRRSAVELIEFRWLLEEYRVSLFAQQLGTKQPVSEKRLKQAWQALVES from the coding sequence GTGAGTCGTCAGTTTCAATCTTTATATCAACGTCTTGATGAATGCCTGATCAGCGATCGATTTAAATTGCGTCAGAAGCTGGGTAATTTAAGTCGCAGAGCTGAGCAGGGGAAGCCTTTCGATAAGCTTTTATCTGATACTGACGCGTTTATTGCAGCGTCAGAGGCTGCAGTTAACGCCCGGGCCTATGACGGTGAAAGTATAATATTTCCGGATTTACCTGTATCGGGTCGCCGGGATGAAATTGCAGAAGCGATTCAAAATAATCAGGTCGTAGTGATTGCGGGTGAAACTGGTTCAGGTAAAACAACTCAGCTGCCTAAGATATGTTTGCAGCTTGGATTAGGTACTAAAGGGCTTATCGGGCATACCCAGCCGCGTCGTCTTGCTGCACGCACGGTTGCTAATCGTATAGCTGAAGAATTAGATTCTTCACTTGGTGCAACGGTTGGTTATCAGGTGCGTTTTACTGAGCAGGTTGCTGAGAATACACAGATAAAACTGATGACCGACGGTATCTTGCTGGCGGAAACTCAGCGTGACCGGTATCTGGAAAAATATCAGGTTCTGATTATTGATGAGGCGCATGAGCGAAGCCTCAATATTGATTTTTTGTTGGGGTATCTGCGGCAAATTTTGCCTAAACGGCCTGATCTCAAAGTTATTATTACGTCGGCGACAATCGATCTGGAGCGCTTTTCTAAGCACTTTAATGATGCGCCTGTGATAGAAGTGTCAGGCCGGACGTATCCTGTCGACGTGTTGTACCGGCCGCTTGAAGATATGCCTGAGTCGGGTGAACGGTCCATTCCGGAAGCGATTGTGCAGGCAGCTCAGGAGCTGCAAGTGCTGGAGCGGCAACAGCAGAAAACGATCCAGGGCGATATTCTGGTGTTTCTGAGTGGTGAACGGGAAATTCGTGAAGCTGCAGAGCATCTGCGCAAAGCTGTGACTGCACAGCGTTTAAAGCATATTGAAGTAATGCCCTTATATGCGCGTCTGAGTGTTGCTGAACAAAATAAAATCTTTCATGGTGGCCGAAGTGCGGGGCGACGGATAGTTTTGGCAACTAACGTGGCTGAAACCTCGTTAACGGTGCCAGGTATTCGCTATGTGATTGATCCTGGCCTGGCGAGAATCAGTCGTTACAGTTACCGCTCAAAGGTTCAGCGTCTTCCGATAGAACCTGTTTCTCAGGCAAGTGCAAACCAGCGAAAAGGGCGTTGTGGTCGGGTTGCTGAAGGTGTCTGTATTCGCCTTTATTCGGAGGATGATTTTAATAGTCGTTCTGAGTTTACAGATGCTGAAATTCGTCGGACAAATCTTGCGGCTGTTATCTTACAGATGCTTACGTTACGTCTCGGCAGTATCGATGCATTTCCGTTTATTGACCCGCCGGACTCCCGGTTTATTAATGATGGCTTTAAGCTGCTTCAGGAGCTAGGGGCTGTTGATGAAAAGCGTAAGATTACATCTCTGGGTTGGCAGATAAGTAAACTGCCTATCGATCCTCGAATCGCCCGAATGGTTGTTGCTGCAGTTAAAGAAGGTTGCTTAAGAGAAATGCTGGTTATTGCCAGTGCTCTGACGATTCAGGACCCCCGTGAGCGTCCGTTCGATAAACAACAAGCTGCAGATGAGAAGCATCGACAGTATGCGGATAAAGATTCTGACTTCGTGACGCTGGTTAATCTTTGGGCACTGTTTGAAGAGCAGCGTCAGGAGTTGAGCCAGAATCAGCTGCGTAAGTACTGTCAAAAGCATTTTTTGTCTTATAACAGGATGCGTGAGTGGCGTGATGTACATCGCCAGTTACATTTGATTTGTAAATCTCTGGAGTACAAAGAAGCGAACTCTGACGCAGGATATGATCGTTTACATCGGGCGTTGCTATCCGGCTTGTTAGGCAATATCGGTTTTAAGCAAGAAAATAAAGAATATCTTGGCGCCCGCAATCGTCGGTTTTATGTCTTTCCCGGATCGGGGTTATATAAGTCGGCGCCAAAATGGATTATGGCAGCTGAGGTTGTTGAAACCACAAAGCTCTATGCGCGTATGGTGGCAAAAATAGATCCGCTTTGGGCAGAGCCTCTTGCGGGCCATCTGGTTAAACGCAACTACTTTGAGCCCCATTGGGAGAAAAAACGCGCTCAGGTTATCGCTCAGGAACAGGTCAGTTTGTATGGGCTGGTTATTGTGCCAAAGCGGAATGTAGATTTTGGTAATGTCGATCCACTTGTCAGCCATGACATATTTATACGTTCAGCATTAGTAGAAGGGCAGTTCCACACTCAGGGTAAGTTTTTTGATCATAATCGCCGCTTGTTGACAAGTGTTGAAAGCTTAGAGGCGAAATCACGGCGAAAAGATTTGCTGGTGGATGAGGATACCCTTTGTGATTTTTATACGGCCAGAATGGCAAAGCACAAAGGTGACAATGTTGTTAACGGTGCAGGCTTTGAAAAGTGGCGAAAAACAGTCGAAAAAGCTGATGAGAAAGTTTTATTCCTGACGGAAGAAGATATTCTGCAAAGAAGTACCGAGCATGTAAATGCGCGACAGTATCCTGAGATGCTGAAGGTCTCCGGAGCCCCTCTGAAGCTTAGTTATCATTTTGAACCCGGTGCAGTCGATGATGGTGTGTCGGTGAATGTTCCGTTGGTGTTGCTGAATCAAATCCCTTTGCAGCGGCTGGACTGGCTAGTGCCGGGTATGCTGAAAGATAAGTGCGTTGCGTTACTTAAAGGTCTGCCAAAGCAGATACGGAAAAACTATGTACCGATTCCTGATTATGTAGATGCATTCATGCAGTCGGCGAGTTTTGGTGAAGGCAAGTTAGAAGAGGCCTTAGCACATCAGATGCTGCGTATGACCGGTGTTCGTTTGGATCCACTGCTGCTCGAAGCGGTGGAGCTGGAAGCGCATCAAAGGGTGAATATTAAGTTGTTAGGGGATAAGGGCAAAGTCATTGCTCAAAATCGTGACTGGCAGTTTCTGAGTGAGCAGTACGGCGAACAGGCTGAAACAGCACTGATCAGTGAGGCCGATGAGACCTGGGGGAGGAAAGGTATCACACGCTGGGATTTTGGTGATTTACCTGAATCCGTGATGTTAAAGCAGGCAGGTGGTATAGAGGTAGAGTTATATCCTGCGCTAATTGATCGTAAAGATTCTGTCGAGCTGGCAGTAGTCGAAGACCGTCAGGAAGCATTAGTGCTGACGCGGCAAGGTGTTATCAGGCTGGCCTGGCTGAATATGTCATCACATCTTCGACAGGTGAAAGCTAAGTTAGTTAAATTTGAAGAATCTGCGCTTTTGTTCGCTAAAGTTCAGCGCAAAGAGTCATTAAGGGAAGATATCTTACTACTGGCTATCGAGGCATGTTGTTTTGCAGATAGAGATATTCCACGTACAGAAGCTTCATTTCTGCAGAGTTTAAGTAAAGCTGATGTATCTTTTGTGAAAACAGCACAGCAGGTAGCTGAAGCAGTTCATGGGATACATCATTTTTATCATCGTATAAATAAGCAGCTTAGTGGTAAGTTAGATCTCAGAGTTGTGAATATCTTAAATGACATCAAGTTACAGTTAGCAGACTTGCTGCATACTGGTTATTTATCTTCTGCAGGCTGGCAACGATTGCAGGAGTATCCACGCTATTTGCAAGCTATTGAGCTGCGATTAGAAAAATATATGCGTGAGCTGCCCCGGCAAAGAATGCTTAGTGATCAGTTGGTTGCGTATATGCAGGGGGTTCAGAAACGCCAGAAAGAGCTTCAGCAGCAACGGCGTAGTGCAGTCGAGTTAATCGAATTTCGTTGGTTGTTAGAAGAGTATCGTGTGTCGCTGTTTGCACAGCAATTAGGTACAAAGCAGCCAGTCTCAGAAAAAAGACTTAAACAGGCCTGGCAAGCGCTGGTTGAGTCGTAA
- a CDS encoding class II glutamine amidotransferase has protein sequence MCELLGMSANVPTDICFSFSGLMQRGGDTGPHRDGWGIAFYEGKGLRDFHDPEPSCDSEIALLIKNHPIKSKTVISHIRQANVGETCLENTHPFTRELWGYMWTFAHNGQLDAKLFDLPLSFYKPVGTTDSEYAFCWLLGEVRKVFPDRPDDFSELSALIARCADQLRELGVFNMLLTESEYLFAYCTTKLAWITRRAPFGKASLTDAELTVNFREETNTTDVVTVIATEPLTDNEEWTALVAGEMITFVDGEPVKFT, from the coding sequence ATGTGTGAACTGCTTGGCATGAGTGCAAATGTGCCGACGGATATTTGTTTTAGTTTTTCTGGCCTGATGCAGCGTGGTGGAGATACCGGGCCGCATCGTGATGGTTGGGGAATCGCTTTTTACGAAGGTAAAGGTTTGCGGGATTTCCATGACCCTGAGCCAAGCTGCGATTCTGAAATCGCGCTACTGATAAAAAATCATCCGATTAAAAGTAAAACTGTTATCAGTCATATTCGTCAGGCGAATGTGGGTGAAACCTGCCTGGAAAATACGCATCCTTTTACTCGCGAGCTCTGGGGGTATATGTGGACGTTTGCACATAACGGCCAGTTAGATGCCAAGTTGTTTGATTTGCCGTTGTCTTTTTATAAACCTGTTGGGACGACAGATAGCGAATATGCTTTTTGCTGGTTGTTGGGTGAAGTGCGTAAAGTGTTTCCTGATCGGCCAGATGATTTTTCTGAACTCAGTGCTTTGATTGCACGATGTGCGGATCAGTTACGCGAGTTGGGCGTATTTAATATGTTACTGACTGAGTCTGAATATTTGTTTGCCTATTGCACGACTAAGCTTGCCTGGATTACCCGTCGAGCACCTTTCGGTAAAGCGAGCCTGACAGATGCTGAGTTAACGGTAAACTTCCGTGAAGAAACCAATACCACAGATGTAGTGACAGTTATAGCGACAGAGCCGCTAACTGATAACGAAGAATGGACGGCGTTAGTAGCAGGGGAAATGATTACCTTCGTCGATGGTGAACCTGTCAAGTTTACCTGA
- a CDS encoding bactofilin family protein — translation MGFLKKDVPAKSNTTNGKAITIIAEGNKFSGDMSIVGRMHIDGMFEGNISSLDNISIGKNGHIRGVVKANQISVCGLVEGEVWCDELEIDRGGKVFATVTSKVMAIHPEGNFVGERRMKEVNTAEPLPHMESGIEAIDSLPDKVTLNSDDEQVSKA, via the coding sequence ATGGGCTTCCTTAAAAAAGATGTACCCGCTAAATCAAACACTACAAACGGCAAAGCAATAACAATTATTGCTGAAGGCAATAAGTTTAGTGGTGATATGAGTATCGTTGGCAGGATGCACATCGATGGCATGTTCGAAGGGAATATTTCTTCATTGGATAATATTTCTATTGGTAAAAATGGCCACATCCGAGGCGTTGTGAAAGCTAATCAGATTAGCGTTTGTGGATTGGTGGAAGGTGAAGTCTGGTGTGATGAGCTGGAAATTGATCGCGGTGGAAAAGTCTTTGCTACAGTAACTAGCAAGGTCATGGCGATTCATCCGGAAGGAAATTTTGTCGGTGAACGCCGGATGAAAGAAGTGAATACTGCTGAACCATTGCCCCATATGGAATCCGGTATTGAGGCAATTGATTCACTGCCGGACAAAGTGACCCTTAACAGTGATGATGAGCAGGTTTCCAAAGCCTGA